DNA sequence from the Carnobacterium funditum DSM 5970 genome:
CTAATAAATCTAAGTAAGTATCCATTTCAGCATCACTCATGTTGCCTTCTTCGTAATTGATTTTTGTAAATAAAGCATCTTCATAAATTGAACGATCTAGAACATTATTCTCATGTAAAAAAGCTGCCTTGATGCTGCGGAAACGGGTGTTTAAAAAATAAATTTGTAAGGAAAAAGCCCATCTTTTTGGATCTTCATAAAATTTTTCTAAAATACGATTATCATCCACACTTTCATAAAAAGCATTGCTTCCTAAGGATTCAGATATTAATTTCGTGTAGGTGCTTTTACCAGCACCTATCATTCCTGCTAAAACAATCACTGCTTTATGTTCCCCTTTCAATTGACGGTCACTCTCCTATCAAAGACCGGTGTCGTCTCCGG
Encoded proteins:
- a CDS encoding deoxynucleoside kinase — protein: MKGEHKAVIVLAGMIGAGKSTYTKLISESLGSNAFYESVDDNRILEKFYEDPKRWAFSLQIYFLNTRFRSIKAAFLHENNVLDRSIYEDALFTKINYEEGNMSDAEMDTYLDLLDNMMEELEGMKKKSPDLLIYLRGSLDTVLNRIEKRGRSFEQIEGNQGLLDYYTHLHSQYDSWFDSYSKSDTLIIDIDKHDLEDPADAQAIMEMVTKRLDEVRLNKVQI